A genomic stretch from Hymenobacter psoromatis includes:
- a CDS encoding ATPase has product MTALRPHAEELYAEELAALRADDDRPKPPGWQLSPWAVVTYLLGGRLDNGFEIEPKYIGQRRLMEIAVATLATDRALLLLGVPGTAKSWVSEHIAAAISGHTNLLVQGTAGTAEDSLRYSWNYARLLAEGPSLAALVPSPLYRGMAEGQLVRIEELTRIPSDVQDTLLTMLSEKVLPIPELSTEIQATQGFNVIATANDRDRGVNELSSALRRRFNAVVLPLPATLAEEVWIVQTRVEKQGRTLQLPAEAPALAQIQRLVTVFRELRQGRTDNGKTKLKSPSGTLSTGEAISVMNAGQALAAYFGDGTLRAADLAAGLTGAVIKDPAPDRVVWLEYLETVVKEREGWQDLYRACREVVE; this is encoded by the coding sequence ATGACTGCCCTCCGACCCCACGCCGAAGAACTATATGCCGAAGAGCTGGCCGCGCTGCGCGCTGATGACGACCGCCCCAAGCCGCCGGGCTGGCAGCTGTCGCCCTGGGCGGTGGTCACGTATTTGCTGGGGGGTAGGCTCGACAATGGCTTTGAGATTGAGCCTAAGTACATTGGTCAGCGGCGGCTGATGGAAATTGCCGTGGCGACCCTGGCCACCGACCGCGCGCTGCTGCTGCTGGGCGTGCCGGGCACGGCCAAAAGCTGGGTTTCGGAGCACATTGCCGCCGCCATCAGCGGGCACACCAACCTGCTGGTGCAGGGCACCGCCGGCACCGCCGAAGACAGCCTGCGCTACTCCTGGAACTACGCGCGCCTGCTGGCCGAGGGGCCGTCGCTGGCCGCGCTGGTGCCCAGCCCGCTCTACCGCGGCATGGCCGAGGGCCAGCTCGTGCGCATCGAGGAGCTGACCCGCATCCCGTCCGACGTGCAGGATACGCTGCTGACCATGCTCTCCGAAAAAGTGCTGCCGATACCCGAGTTGAGCACCGAGATTCAGGCCACGCAGGGCTTCAACGTGATAGCCACCGCCAACGACCGCGACCGGGGCGTGAACGAGTTGAGCAGCGCCCTGCGCCGCCGCTTCAACGCCGTGGTGCTGCCCCTGCCCGCCACCCTGGCCGAGGAAGTGTGGATTGTGCAAACCCGCGTCGAGAAGCAGGGCCGCACCCTCCAGCTGCCCGCCGAAGCGCCCGCCCTGGCCCAGATTCAGCGCCTCGTAACCGTGTTTCGGGAGCTGCGCCAGGGCCGCACCGACAACGGCAAAACCAAGCTCAAGAGCCCCAGCGGCACGCTCAGCACCGGCGAGGCCATCTCGGTGATGAACGCCGGGCAGGCGCTGGCCGCCTACTTCGGCGATGGCACCCTGCGCGCCGCCGACCTGGCCGCCGGCCTCACCGGGGCCGTCATCAAAGACCCCGCCCCCGACCGCGTGGTATGGCTCGAATACCTCGAAACGGTGGTGAAGGAGCGCGAAGGCTGGCAGGATTTGTATCGGGCGTGCCGGGAGGTGGTGGAGTAG